From the Nerophis ophidion isolate RoL-2023_Sa linkage group LG18, RoL_Noph_v1.0, whole genome shotgun sequence genome, one window contains:
- the c5ar1 gene encoding C5a anaphylatoxin chemotactic receptor 1, whose product MDYFSYSDDFLRDFNFSNTLDYNFTFPDLPDSMIPEIQPIQIVALTCYAIVVLLGVPGNAIVVWVTGFNMPPSVTSIWFLNLALADLLCCLSLPLLMVPLVHDDHWHFGALACTLVKGLFYLVMYCSVLQLVFISLDRCLLVVRPVWCHNHRRPRYAVIGCVVVWCLALIGSIPQFVHAQEVKLGEYKRECLSVYSIWSAWTFTIFRCLFGFVLPLLAIVICHWVVYKKADNKKAHGSPRSKRTLRIIVAVVLTFFLCWLPLHVVDFFHLVTHRSPSVYLAHVLTLGLAYFNSCLNPLLYVCLGRSFKDSMNRSLCNILHLLGEDPGSRSTTSTHETKTTSSKESTNV is encoded by the coding sequence ATGGATTACTTCTCCTATTCGGATGATTTCCTTCGGGATTTCAACTTCAGCAACACTTTGGACTACAATTTCACGTTTCCCGACTTACCCGACTCAATGATACCCGAGATTCAACCCATCCAGATCGTGGCCCTGACCTGCTACGCCATCGTGGTTCTGTTGGGGGTTCCTGGAAACGCCATCGTGGTGTGGGTGACCGGCTTCAACATGCCCCCCTCAGTGACGTCCATCTGGTTCCTCAACCTGGCGCTGGCTGACCTCCTGTGCTGCCTCTCGCTGCCTCTGCTCATGGTGCCTCTGGTCCACGACGACCACTGGCACTTTGGCGCCCTGGCCTGCACGCTGGTCAAGGGCTTGTTCTACCTGGTGATGTATTGCAGCGTCCTGCAGCTGGTCTTCATCAGTCTGGATCGGTGCTTGCTGGTGGTCCGGCCCGTCTGGTGCCACAACCACAGGCGCCCCAGGTACGCCGTGATCGGCTGCGTGGTGGTGTGGTGCCTGGCCCTCATCGGGAGCATCCCGCAGTTCGTCCACGCCCAGGAGGTGAAGCTGGGCGAGTACAAGCGAGAATGCCTGTCGGTGTACAGCATCTGGAGCGCCTGGACCTTCACCATATTCCGCTGCCTGTTTGGATTCGTCCTGCCGCTCCTGGCCATTGTCATCTGCCACTGGGTGGTCTATAAGAAAGCGGACAATAAAAAGGCGCATGGCAGTCCTCGCTCCAAGCGGACGCTGAGGATCATCGTCGCCGTGGTGCTCACCTTCTTCCTGTGCTGGCTCCCGCTGCACGTGGTAGACTTCTTCCACCTGGTAACCCACCGCAGCCCCTCGGTCTACCTGGCCCACGTTCTGACGCTGGGCCTGGCGTACTTCAACAGCTGCCTCAACCCGCTGCTTTACGTGTGTCTGGGCCGAAGCTTCAAAGACAGCATGAACCGCTCACTGTGCAACATCCTGCACTTGCTGGGCGAGGACCCCGGATCCAGGAGCACCACGTCTACTCATGAAACCAAGACCACCAGCTCCAAGGAGTCGACCAATGTGTGA